From Sporosarcina sp. Marseille-Q4943, the proteins below share one genomic window:
- a CDS encoding cold-shock protein: MEQGKVKWFNAEKGYGFIEREDGDDVFVHFSAIQGDGFKTLEEGQDVTFEIEQGQRGLQATNVEKN; encoded by the coding sequence ATGGAACAAGGTAAAGTAAAATGGTTTAACGCAGAAAAAGGTTATGGCTTCATCGAACGTGAAGATGGCGACGATGTATTCGTACACTTCTCCGCTATCCAAGGCGACGGATTCAAGACTCTTGAAGAAGGCCAAGACGTGACTTTCGAAATCGAACAAGGTCAACGCGGACTTCAAGCTACAAACGTTGAAAAAAACTAA